The DNA segment CTGGTTAAGTTTGAAGCTAACTTTATACTCTACACATATCTATTTTTTTGTCAATAGTACAGGTGTTCTAACAAACTTGACTTGCTCCCCATTCAATCACTTCCATCTGAGGAACGCCAACTCCTAGAAGAAAAATTATTTTTTGACTTTCAATTGGTGACGACAAAAGAGCTAATAAGCTTAGCTAGTCAAAGTCAGTCTTTTAGCTTTCTAGAAGATGAACCTGAACTTTATACTCTTGAAGATGGAGAAGCCATCTAATATCATGTCCGCTTAATTAGTTAACTTAAAGTTGTGAGTCACATTTTTATCTAAACCTTTCCCCTTTCCCCTTTCCCTCTACTCATCTTTATGTATAAGTATTTACCGGAATTTGATATAATTATCCCTCTTTTAGTGAGTTTTTCCAATTACAGGAGAAATAAAAGCTTGCGATCTAATATCAGATCCGGATGATTGACCAGAATTTAAAACTTTGTGTCCTTTGTGTCTTCGTGGTTTTTCATCGTTCTTAATTATGGGTATTTAACCGGACTTGATATAATTATCTCATCGAATCCCTTTCCCCAGTGCAATGACTGAATCGCCCCAGTTTAAAACTACTTTCCTATGAAAGAAAAAAGATTATGGAAATTGATAACTTGCTTCGAGAAAAACGAAAACAAATTATTGCTATTGCTGAAAAACATGGCGCTCTTAATGTGCGGATTTTTGGGTCGGTCGCACGGGGAGAAGCCGACGAAAAAAGTGACCTTGATTTATTGGTTGATTATTGCCGTGAACGTAGGAGCTCGTGGTTTCCTTTGCAGTTAATTCGAGAACTGGAAGATCTTTTAGGGTGTAAGGTAGATATTACTACCGAACAGGGACTAAAGGAGCGAATTAAAGAGCGTGTATTAAAAGAGGCAATTCCTTTATGAGAGATGATAGCGAACGATTACGAGATATTTTAGAGGCGATTGATCGTTTAGAAAAGTATACAAATCAAGGGAAAACTGCCTTTGAAGAACAGGAATTAATCCAAACTTGGGTGATTTATCACCTACAAATTATAGGTGAGGCATCAAGGGCAACCTCTCAAGAATTTAAAGCAAAATACCCTGAAATTCCTTGGCGAGAAGCTGGTGATTTAAGAAATCTTGTTATTCATGAATATTTCCGTATTAATTTAGCGTTTATTTGGGATATTGTTGAGAATGATATTCCTCCCCTCAAACAACAAATTGAAGTTATTTTACAAGAAATCGAATCAAACAATGATAATTGACAATTCCCCGCAAATGTGAGCATATAGGATAATTATATTGTCTAAATTAGGTAATAATCTATTACAACAACTTAACGATTGTTTGAGGAACACCTATCAAATTTAAGACTGTTAAAAACGGCTAGCTCAATCAGCAGACGGCTAGCCGTATATAAACTTAGCGTCTTCTGGCGCCTACTCTACGACTACTACCGAAACTTCTACTAGAAGGGCTAGTACGAGTCGGACTATAGGTTCTTGGAGTATTAAGATTACTGGAGCCAAAACCGCCACCAGAAGCTTTAGTCTTTCCTGGGGTTCTAGTGGTGGTAGTGATTCCCGAGGGCGATCGCTTGGCGCTTCCTGATGTCCGCAATACTTGACGATTTTTAACCGCAGGAGGAGGGCTATTATGTTTAGCCTGATAACTCTCTACAGCGCCACCATAGGTAGAACCCGCTCCGCCATAACCCCTGAGGGTGGTTCCTGGAGTGTAAACAGGGGGTACATAGTAGCGAGGAGAAAATAGTAGACTTCCTATCGCTTGACCCGCTAAAGCTCCCGCAAAGGGAGACCAGAAATTGGATTGTTGACGCACTACTACCGTCTGTGGTTGCCCGGTTTGAGGGTTAGTTTGTGTTTCAACAACGCTATGCACATACTCTATATTGAAGTCTTCTGTCAGATACATCACCGGTTGATTATTTTTGACTTCTAGATAGGTTTTCTCTCCGTTAGCGATCGCTTCCTCAGTTAAGCGCGCCATCTGGATATTAGCACTGCGATAGAGTGGGGGAGTTCCAGGAGGCGTATTGAGTAGCATTAGGGTGTAAATACCATCGCCATCATCGTAGCTAGCTTGTTGAATGGGATATTTCCCGTCGCTGATTTGACTGTTGAGCGCTGCAGGTTTGCTACTAGGTGCAGTACGAGTTTGTCCCACTTGATTCGTCGCTGTAGAACCACAGGCGATCGTGCTAAAACACAAAGTCAAACAAAGAAAAACACTGATTATTTTACGCAACATAAACAACCTACTTCTATAAGGGTATTAATTCTGGAAAATTGAGAATTAACTGATCATTAGTCAATTCATCACCCAATTTAGCGGGAGAGTAGTGAACTTGAATAGCGCGGTATCTATCTTGATAATGCAGATTAATCAGAGTTTTTAAACCCTGTTCCATCGCTGCTAAGTTAGCTAGATCCGTTTCTAGTTCGGGAATTTCTCCTTCTACCGCTACTGTGATCATAACAATTAGATTCTGGCTTACTGGCAGGGTTAAAAGTTCGTCTTCCCCTACTTCAGTATCATCTATTTC comes from the Gloeocapsa sp. PCC 73106 genome and includes:
- a CDS encoding nucleotidyltransferase family protein, translating into MEIDNLLREKRKQIIAIAEKHGALNVRIFGSVARGEADEKSDLDLLVDYCRERRSSWFPLQLIRELEDLLGCKVDITTEQGLKERIKERVLKEAIPL
- a CDS encoding DUF86 domain-containing protein — its product is MRDDSERLRDILEAIDRLEKYTNQGKTAFEEQELIQTWVIYHLQIIGEASRATSQEFKAKYPEIPWREAGDLRNLVIHEYFRINLAFIWDIVENDIPPLKQQIEVILQEIESNNDN